From Sphingomonas hengshuiensis, one genomic window encodes:
- a CDS encoding MaoC family dehydratase, whose amino-acid sequence MKYLEDVQVGDRASFGSYAVTREEVLDFAAKYDPQPFHLSDEAAAQTHFGRVAASGWHSCAMAMAMLVEYLKAHPQAALGAAGVDELRWLKPVYPGDTLRCETEMLEVTPSRSRPEMGSTRNQMTVFNQHDEPVLRFTARGLMRTRPRAD is encoded by the coding sequence ATGAAATATCTCGAAGACGTGCAGGTCGGCGACCGGGCAAGCTTTGGCAGCTATGCCGTGACTCGCGAAGAGGTGCTGGATTTCGCGGCGAAATATGATCCGCAGCCCTTCCATCTGTCCGACGAGGCCGCGGCGCAGACTCATTTCGGGCGGGTTGCGGCCAGCGGATGGCACAGCTGCGCGATGGCGATGGCGATGCTGGTCGAGTATCTGAAGGCGCATCCGCAGGCTGCGCTGGGTGCCGCGGGAGTCGACGAACTGCGCTGGCTGAAGCCGGTCTATCCGGGCGACACGCTCCGCTGCGAGACCGAGATGCTGGAGGTCACGCCGTCGCGCAGCCGCCCGGAGATGGGCAGCACGCGCAACCAGATGACGGTGTTCAACCAGCATGACGAGCCGGTGCTGCGCTTCACCGCGCGGGGGCTGATGCGGACCCGCCCGCGCGCGGACTGA
- a CDS encoding nucleotide pyrophosphatase/phosphodiesterase family protein, translating to MRWYSRIAAAAFAALLQACATAPAVAPETSASVAEARAPVTVLVSIDGFRPDYLTRGITPNLSRLAAQGASGAMHPSFPSKTFPNHWTLVTGLRPDRHGIVANKMEDPARPDEVFTMASDDPFWWNAAEPIWNDAEAAGIRTATMFWPGSNVAIGGHKERPRDWEVIGGHRPADWAQFNQAISDEQRVNGILDWLRRPAAIRPRFVTLYFDLVDSAGHDVGPDGAGMRDALVEVDAQIGALVAGLAELRQPANLVIVSDHGMAATSSDRVIVLGDLLAEADYHLVESGPFLTLAPMPGREAVVEKALLRPHDHMQCWRKGEIPARFHYGANPRVPPILCLAETGWLINLKAPAKPFAAGTHGYDDQSPEMAALFIAQGPAFRAARLAPFDNVDVYPLLRDLIGLPAKPGVDGTDAPFRSAMAR from the coding sequence ATGCGTTGGTATTCCAGAATCGCGGCTGCCGCCTTCGCCGCCCTTCTCCAGGCCTGTGCGACGGCGCCCGCGGTGGCGCCCGAAACCAGTGCCTCGGTGGCGGAAGCGCGCGCGCCGGTGACGGTCCTGGTGTCGATCGACGGATTCCGCCCCGACTATCTGACGCGCGGGATCACGCCCAATCTGTCGCGGCTCGCCGCCCAGGGCGCTAGCGGGGCGATGCACCCCAGCTTCCCGTCCAAGACCTTTCCGAACCATTGGACGCTCGTCACCGGGCTGCGCCCCGATCGCCACGGCATCGTCGCCAACAAGATGGAGGACCCCGCCCGCCCGGATGAGGTGTTCACCATGGCGAGCGACGACCCGTTCTGGTGGAACGCCGCCGAGCCGATCTGGAACGATGCCGAGGCGGCGGGGATACGCACCGCGACGATGTTCTGGCCGGGATCGAACGTCGCGATCGGCGGGCACAAGGAACGCCCGAGGGACTGGGAAGTGATCGGCGGGCACCGCCCTGCGGACTGGGCGCAGTTCAACCAGGCGATCTCAGACGAGCAGCGGGTCAACGGCATCCTCGACTGGCTGCGGCGTCCGGCGGCGATCCGGCCCCGATTCGTGACTTTGTACTTCGACCTGGTGGACAGCGCGGGGCATGATGTCGGCCCCGACGGCGCCGGGATGCGCGACGCCCTCGTCGAAGTCGATGCGCAGATCGGGGCGCTCGTCGCCGGGCTCGCCGAACTTCGCCAGCCTGCCAATCTGGTGATCGTCTCCGATCACGGCATGGCGGCGACGAGCAGCGATCGCGTGATCGTGCTCGGCGATTTGCTGGCCGAGGCCGACTATCACCTCGTCGAGAGCGGCCCGTTTCTGACCCTCGCCCCGATGCCGGGACGCGAGGCCGTCGTGGAAAAGGCGCTGCTGCGTCCGCACGATCATATGCAGTGCTGGCGCAAGGGGGAGATTCCGGCCCGCTTCCACTATGGCGCCAATCCGCGCGTCCCGCCGATCCTGTGCCTTGCCGAGACGGGCTGGCTCATCAACCTGAAGGCGCCGGCCAAGCCCTTTGCCGCCGGCACCCATGGCTATGACGATCAGTCCCCGGAAATGGCGGCCTTGTTTATCGCGCAGGGCCCGGCCTTTCGCGCGGCGCGGCTGGCGCCGTTCGACAATGTCGATGTCTATCCGCTGCTCCGCGACCTGATCGGGCTGCCCGCCAAGCCCGGCGTCGACGGCACCGATGCGCCGTTCCGGAGCGCGATGGCGCGATAA